The proteins below are encoded in one region of Manis javanica isolate MJ-LG chromosome 8, MJ_LKY, whole genome shotgun sequence:
- the KLC1 gene encoding kinesin light chain 1 isoform X11 has translation MYDSMSTMVYIKEDKLEKLTQDEIISKTKQVIQGLEALKNEHNSILQSLLETLKCLKKDDESNLVEEKSNMIRKSLEMLELGLSEAQVMMALSNHLNAVESEKQKLRAQVRRLCQENQWLRDELANTQQKLQKSEQSVAQLEEEKKHLEFMNQLKKYDDDISPSEDKDTDSTKEPLDDLFPNDDDDPGQGIQQQHSSAAAAAQQGGYEIPARLRTLHNLVIQYASQGRYEVAVPLCKQALEDLEKTSGHDHPDVATMLNILALVYRDQNKYKDAANLLNDALAIREKTLGRDHPAVAATLNNLAVLYGKRGKYKEAEPLCKRALEIREKVLGKDHPDVAKQLNNLALLCQNQGKYEEVEYYYQRALEIYQTKLGPDDPNVAKTKNNLASCYLKQGKFKQAETLYKEILTRAHEREFGSVDDENKPIWMHAEEREECKGKQKDGASFGEYGGWYKACKVDSPTVTTTLKNLGALYRRQGKFEAAETLEEAAMRSRKQGLDNVHKQRVAEVLNDPENMERRRSRESLNADVVKYESGPDGGEEMRKMKLGLVK, from the exons ATGTATGACAGCATGTCCACAATGGTGTACATAAAGGAAGACAAGTTGGAGAAGCTTACGCAGGATGAAATTATTTCTAAGACAAAGCAAGTAATTCAGGGGCTGGAAGCTCTGAAAAATGAGCACAATTCCATTTTACAAAGTTTACTTGAGACACTGAAGTGTTTGAAGAAAGATGATGAAAGTAATCTGGTGGAAGAGAAATCAAACATGATCCGAAAGTCACTGGAAATGTTGGAGCTCGGCCTGAGTGAGGCACAG GTCATGATGGCTTTATCCAATCACCTGAATGCCGTTGAGTCCGAGAAACAGAAACTGCGTGCGCAGGTTCGTCGGCTGTGCCAGGAGAATCAGTGGCTGCGGGATGAATTGGCCAACACGCAGCAGAAATTACAGAAGAGTGAGCAGTCTGTGGCTcaactggaggaagaaaagaagcatCTGGAATTCATGAATCAGTTAAAGAAATATGATGATGACATTTCTCCCTCT GAGGACAAAGACACTGATTCCACCAAAGAACCTCTGGATGACCTTTTCccaaatgatgatgatgatccTGGTCAAGGAA TCCAGCAACAGCATAGCAGTGCAGCAGCAGCTGCCCAACAGGGTGGCTACGAGATCCCTGCACGGCTGCGCACCCTGCACAACCTGGTTATCCAGTACGCCTCACAGGGGCGCTACGAGGTGGCCGTGCCCCTCTGCAAGCAGGCCCTGGAGGACCTGGAGAAGACTTCTGGCCACGACCACCCGGATGTGGCCACCATGCTGAACATCCTGGCCTTGGTGTACAG AGACCAGAATAAGTACAAAGATGCGGCCAATCTGCTGAATGACGCCTTGGCCATCCGTGAAAAGACTTTGGGCAGAGACCATCCTGCG GTGGCAGCAACTCTGAATAACCTCGCAGTGCTTTACGGCAAAAGAGGGAAATACAAGGAAGCTGAGCCTCTGTGCAAGAGGGCTCTGGAGATCAGAGAGAAG GTTTTGGGAAAGGATCACCCCGATGTTGCCAAGCAATTAAATAACTTGGCCTTACTGTGCCAGAACCAGGGGAAATACGAAGAAGTAGAGTATTATTATCAGAGAGCCCTTGAGATCTACCAAACAAAACTGGGGCCCGATGACCCCAATGTGGCCAAAACGAAAAATAACCTG GCATCCTGCTATCTGAAGCAAGGAAAATTCAAGCAAGCAGAGACACTGTACAAAGAGATCCTCACGCGCGCACATGAAAGGGAGTTTGGTTCCGTAGATG ATGAAAATAAGCCCATCTGGATGCAcgctgaagaaagagaagaatgcaAA GGAAAGCAAAAGGATGGGGCATCCTTTGGAGAATATGGCGGCTGGTACAAAGCCTGCAAAGTCGACAG TCCAACTGTTACAACTACTTTAAAAAACCTTGGGGCACTTTACAGACGTCAAGGCAAATTTGAAGCTGCAGAAACATTGGAAGAAGCAGCCATGAGGTCACGTAAACAG GGTCTTGACAATGTTCACAAACAGAGAGTAGCCGAAGTGCTGAATGACCCTGAGAACATGGAGAGACGGAGAAGCCGGGAGAGCCTCAACGCAGACGTGGTCAAGTACGAGAGCGGCCCTGACGGAGGCGAGGAA atgagaaaaatgaagctcGGGctggttaaatga
- the KLC1 gene encoding kinesin light chain 1 isoform X7 → MYDSMSTMVYIKEDKLEKLTQDEIISKTKQVIQGLEALKNEHNSILQSLLETLKCLKKDDESNLVEEKSNMIRKSLEMLELGLSEAQVMMALSNHLNAVESEKQKLRAQVRRLCQENQWLRDELANTQQKLQKSEQSVAQLEEEKKHLEFMNQLKKYDDDISPSEDKDTDSTKEPLDDLFPNDDDDPGQGIQQQHSSAAAAAQQGGYEIPARLRTLHNLVIQYASQGRYEVAVPLCKQALEDLEKTSGHDHPDVATMLNILALVYRDQNKYKDAANLLNDALAIREKTLGRDHPAVAATLNNLAVLYGKRGKYKEAEPLCKRALEIREKVLGKDHPDVAKQLNNLALLCQNQGKYEEVEYYYQRALEIYQTKLGPDDPNVAKTKNNLASCYLKQGKFKQAETLYKEILTRAHEREFGSVDDENKPIWMHAEEREECKGKQKDGASFGEYGGWYKACKVDSPTVTTTLKNLGALYRRQGKFEAAETLEEAAMRSRKQGLDNVHKQRVAEVLNDPENMERRRSRESLNADVVKYESGPDGGEEVSMRVEWSGGVSSRASFCGKRQQ, encoded by the exons ATGTATGACAGCATGTCCACAATGGTGTACATAAAGGAAGACAAGTTGGAGAAGCTTACGCAGGATGAAATTATTTCTAAGACAAAGCAAGTAATTCAGGGGCTGGAAGCTCTGAAAAATGAGCACAATTCCATTTTACAAAGTTTACTTGAGACACTGAAGTGTTTGAAGAAAGATGATGAAAGTAATCTGGTGGAAGAGAAATCAAACATGATCCGAAAGTCACTGGAAATGTTGGAGCTCGGCCTGAGTGAGGCACAG GTCATGATGGCTTTATCCAATCACCTGAATGCCGTTGAGTCCGAGAAACAGAAACTGCGTGCGCAGGTTCGTCGGCTGTGCCAGGAGAATCAGTGGCTGCGGGATGAATTGGCCAACACGCAGCAGAAATTACAGAAGAGTGAGCAGTCTGTGGCTcaactggaggaagaaaagaagcatCTGGAATTCATGAATCAGTTAAAGAAATATGATGATGACATTTCTCCCTCT GAGGACAAAGACACTGATTCCACCAAAGAACCTCTGGATGACCTTTTCccaaatgatgatgatgatccTGGTCAAGGAA TCCAGCAACAGCATAGCAGTGCAGCAGCAGCTGCCCAACAGGGTGGCTACGAGATCCCTGCACGGCTGCGCACCCTGCACAACCTGGTTATCCAGTACGCCTCACAGGGGCGCTACGAGGTGGCCGTGCCCCTCTGCAAGCAGGCCCTGGAGGACCTGGAGAAGACTTCTGGCCACGACCACCCGGATGTGGCCACCATGCTGAACATCCTGGCCTTGGTGTACAG AGACCAGAATAAGTACAAAGATGCGGCCAATCTGCTGAATGACGCCTTGGCCATCCGTGAAAAGACTTTGGGCAGAGACCATCCTGCG GTGGCAGCAACTCTGAATAACCTCGCAGTGCTTTACGGCAAAAGAGGGAAATACAAGGAAGCTGAGCCTCTGTGCAAGAGGGCTCTGGAGATCAGAGAGAAG GTTTTGGGAAAGGATCACCCCGATGTTGCCAAGCAATTAAATAACTTGGCCTTACTGTGCCAGAACCAGGGGAAATACGAAGAAGTAGAGTATTATTATCAGAGAGCCCTTGAGATCTACCAAACAAAACTGGGGCCCGATGACCCCAATGTGGCCAAAACGAAAAATAACCTG GCATCCTGCTATCTGAAGCAAGGAAAATTCAAGCAAGCAGAGACACTGTACAAAGAGATCCTCACGCGCGCACATGAAAGGGAGTTTGGTTCCGTAGATG ATGAAAATAAGCCCATCTGGATGCAcgctgaagaaagagaagaatgcaAA GGAAAGCAAAAGGATGGGGCATCCTTTGGAGAATATGGCGGCTGGTACAAAGCCTGCAAAGTCGACAG TCCAACTGTTACAACTACTTTAAAAAACCTTGGGGCACTTTACAGACGTCAAGGCAAATTTGAAGCTGCAGAAACATTGGAAGAAGCAGCCATGAGGTCACGTAAACAG GGTCTTGACAATGTTCACAAACAGAGAGTAGCCGAAGTGCTGAATGACCCTGAGAACATGGAGAGACGGAGAAGCCGGGAGAGCCTCAACGCAGACGTGGTCAAGTACGAGAGCGGCCCTGACGGAGGCGAGGAAGTGAGTATGCGCGTAGAGTGGAGCGGG
- the KLC1 gene encoding kinesin light chain 1 isoform X9: MYDSMSTMVYIKEDKLEKLTQDEIISKTKQVIQGLEALKNEHNSILQSLLETLKCLKKDDESNLVEEKSNMIRKSLEMLELGLSEAQVMMALSNHLNAVESEKQKLRAQVRRLCQENQWLRDELANTQQKLQKSEQSVAQLEEEKKHLEFMNQLKKYDDDISPSEDKDTDSTKEPLDDLFPNDDDDPGQGIQQQHSSAAAAAQQGGYEIPARLRTLHNLVIQYASQGRYEVAVPLCKQALEDLEKTSGHDHPDVATMLNILALVYRDQNKYKDAANLLNDALAIREKTLGRDHPAVAATLNNLAVLYGKRGKYKEAEPLCKRALEIREKVLGKDHPDVAKQLNNLALLCQNQGKYEEVEYYYQRALEIYQTKLGPDDPNVAKTKNNLASCYLKQGKFKQAETLYKEILTRAHEREFGSVDDENKPIWMHAEEREECKGKQKDGASFGEYGGWYKACKVDSPTVTTTLKNLGALYRRQGKFEAAETLEEAAMRSRKQGLDNVHKQRVAEVLNDPENMERRRSRESLNADVVKYESGPDGGEEGVSSRASFCGKRQQ; this comes from the exons ATGTATGACAGCATGTCCACAATGGTGTACATAAAGGAAGACAAGTTGGAGAAGCTTACGCAGGATGAAATTATTTCTAAGACAAAGCAAGTAATTCAGGGGCTGGAAGCTCTGAAAAATGAGCACAATTCCATTTTACAAAGTTTACTTGAGACACTGAAGTGTTTGAAGAAAGATGATGAAAGTAATCTGGTGGAAGAGAAATCAAACATGATCCGAAAGTCACTGGAAATGTTGGAGCTCGGCCTGAGTGAGGCACAG GTCATGATGGCTTTATCCAATCACCTGAATGCCGTTGAGTCCGAGAAACAGAAACTGCGTGCGCAGGTTCGTCGGCTGTGCCAGGAGAATCAGTGGCTGCGGGATGAATTGGCCAACACGCAGCAGAAATTACAGAAGAGTGAGCAGTCTGTGGCTcaactggaggaagaaaagaagcatCTGGAATTCATGAATCAGTTAAAGAAATATGATGATGACATTTCTCCCTCT GAGGACAAAGACACTGATTCCACCAAAGAACCTCTGGATGACCTTTTCccaaatgatgatgatgatccTGGTCAAGGAA TCCAGCAACAGCATAGCAGTGCAGCAGCAGCTGCCCAACAGGGTGGCTACGAGATCCCTGCACGGCTGCGCACCCTGCACAACCTGGTTATCCAGTACGCCTCACAGGGGCGCTACGAGGTGGCCGTGCCCCTCTGCAAGCAGGCCCTGGAGGACCTGGAGAAGACTTCTGGCCACGACCACCCGGATGTGGCCACCATGCTGAACATCCTGGCCTTGGTGTACAG AGACCAGAATAAGTACAAAGATGCGGCCAATCTGCTGAATGACGCCTTGGCCATCCGTGAAAAGACTTTGGGCAGAGACCATCCTGCG GTGGCAGCAACTCTGAATAACCTCGCAGTGCTTTACGGCAAAAGAGGGAAATACAAGGAAGCTGAGCCTCTGTGCAAGAGGGCTCTGGAGATCAGAGAGAAG GTTTTGGGAAAGGATCACCCCGATGTTGCCAAGCAATTAAATAACTTGGCCTTACTGTGCCAGAACCAGGGGAAATACGAAGAAGTAGAGTATTATTATCAGAGAGCCCTTGAGATCTACCAAACAAAACTGGGGCCCGATGACCCCAATGTGGCCAAAACGAAAAATAACCTG GCATCCTGCTATCTGAAGCAAGGAAAATTCAAGCAAGCAGAGACACTGTACAAAGAGATCCTCACGCGCGCACATGAAAGGGAGTTTGGTTCCGTAGATG ATGAAAATAAGCCCATCTGGATGCAcgctgaagaaagagaagaatgcaAA GGAAAGCAAAAGGATGGGGCATCCTTTGGAGAATATGGCGGCTGGTACAAAGCCTGCAAAGTCGACAG TCCAACTGTTACAACTACTTTAAAAAACCTTGGGGCACTTTACAGACGTCAAGGCAAATTTGAAGCTGCAGAAACATTGGAAGAAGCAGCCATGAGGTCACGTAAACAG GGTCTTGACAATGTTCACAAACAGAGAGTAGCCGAAGTGCTGAATGACCCTGAGAACATGGAGAGACGGAGAAGCCGGGAGAGCCTCAACGCAGACGTGGTCAAGTACGAGAGCGGCCCTGACGGAGGCGAGGAA
- the KLC1 gene encoding kinesin light chain 1 isoform X13, translating to MYDSMSTMVYIKEDKLEKLTQDEIISKTKQVIQGLEALKNEHNSILQSLLETLKCLKKDDESNLVEEKSNMIRKSLEMLELGLSEAQVMMALSNHLNAVESEKQKLRAQVRRLCQENQWLRDELANTQQKLQKSEQSVAQLEEEKKHLEFMNQLKKYDDDISPSEDKDTDSTKEPLDDLFPNDDDDPGQGIQQQHSSAAAAAQQGGYEIPARLRTLHNLVIQYASQGRYEVAVPLCKQALEDLEKTSGHDHPDVATMLNILALVYRDQNKYKDAANLLNDALAIREKTLGRDHPAVAATLNNLAVLYGKRGKYKEAEPLCKRALEIREKVLGKDHPDVAKQLNNLALLCQNQGKYEEVEYYYQRALEIYQTKLGPDDPNVAKTKNNLASCYLKQGKFKQAETLYKEILTRAHEREFGSVDDENKPIWMHAEEREECKGKQKDGASFGEYGGWYKACKVDSPTVTTTLKNLGALYRRQGKFEAAETLEEAAMRSRKQRVAEVLNDPENMERRRSRESLNADVVKYESGPDGGEEGVSSRASFCGKRQQ from the exons ATGTATGACAGCATGTCCACAATGGTGTACATAAAGGAAGACAAGTTGGAGAAGCTTACGCAGGATGAAATTATTTCTAAGACAAAGCAAGTAATTCAGGGGCTGGAAGCTCTGAAAAATGAGCACAATTCCATTTTACAAAGTTTACTTGAGACACTGAAGTGTTTGAAGAAAGATGATGAAAGTAATCTGGTGGAAGAGAAATCAAACATGATCCGAAAGTCACTGGAAATGTTGGAGCTCGGCCTGAGTGAGGCACAG GTCATGATGGCTTTATCCAATCACCTGAATGCCGTTGAGTCCGAGAAACAGAAACTGCGTGCGCAGGTTCGTCGGCTGTGCCAGGAGAATCAGTGGCTGCGGGATGAATTGGCCAACACGCAGCAGAAATTACAGAAGAGTGAGCAGTCTGTGGCTcaactggaggaagaaaagaagcatCTGGAATTCATGAATCAGTTAAAGAAATATGATGATGACATTTCTCCCTCT GAGGACAAAGACACTGATTCCACCAAAGAACCTCTGGATGACCTTTTCccaaatgatgatgatgatccTGGTCAAGGAA TCCAGCAACAGCATAGCAGTGCAGCAGCAGCTGCCCAACAGGGTGGCTACGAGATCCCTGCACGGCTGCGCACCCTGCACAACCTGGTTATCCAGTACGCCTCACAGGGGCGCTACGAGGTGGCCGTGCCCCTCTGCAAGCAGGCCCTGGAGGACCTGGAGAAGACTTCTGGCCACGACCACCCGGATGTGGCCACCATGCTGAACATCCTGGCCTTGGTGTACAG AGACCAGAATAAGTACAAAGATGCGGCCAATCTGCTGAATGACGCCTTGGCCATCCGTGAAAAGACTTTGGGCAGAGACCATCCTGCG GTGGCAGCAACTCTGAATAACCTCGCAGTGCTTTACGGCAAAAGAGGGAAATACAAGGAAGCTGAGCCTCTGTGCAAGAGGGCTCTGGAGATCAGAGAGAAG GTTTTGGGAAAGGATCACCCCGATGTTGCCAAGCAATTAAATAACTTGGCCTTACTGTGCCAGAACCAGGGGAAATACGAAGAAGTAGAGTATTATTATCAGAGAGCCCTTGAGATCTACCAAACAAAACTGGGGCCCGATGACCCCAATGTGGCCAAAACGAAAAATAACCTG GCATCCTGCTATCTGAAGCAAGGAAAATTCAAGCAAGCAGAGACACTGTACAAAGAGATCCTCACGCGCGCACATGAAAGGGAGTTTGGTTCCGTAGATG ATGAAAATAAGCCCATCTGGATGCAcgctgaagaaagagaagaatgcaAA GGAAAGCAAAAGGATGGGGCATCCTTTGGAGAATATGGCGGCTGGTACAAAGCCTGCAAAGTCGACAG TCCAACTGTTACAACTACTTTAAAAAACCTTGGGGCACTTTACAGACGTCAAGGCAAATTTGAAGCTGCAGAAACATTGGAAGAAGCAGCCATGAGGTCACGTAAACAG AGAGTAGCCGAAGTGCTGAATGACCCTGAGAACATGGAGAGACGGAGAAGCCGGGAGAGCCTCAACGCAGACGTGGTCAAGTACGAGAGCGGCCCTGACGGAGGCGAGGAA